The genomic segment TATCCAACTCTTCAATGCTTGCTTCAAGCTGGTGTCGTTTATCTTGTACTTCCTTTAAAGAATTTTTATTTTGTTCTAATTGAGTTTGTGCTTGATTAGATGTTGGTGCAGCAAATGCTGAAATTTGAGTAATCATCACTAATACTGTTGCAAGCATAATCGTTTTAATTGTTTTTTTCACTTATATCGCTCCCTTATTTATAGAGTAATACTTGTCTCTCTTTTGTAAATTCAATCCTATACTACACTAAAATTGTGTAGAAATTATGTAGATTCATATAAAGGAATACATTACCATAAGGAAACACATAATTTCTTCATAATAATAAGTTATAATATTACAAAAACACACAAGTATATTTAACTAACATCTAATTGGAGGATTACTAATGATTAAATTTGTAGACGTTACTAAAGTATATGATAATAACACCTTGGCTCTTAAAAATGTTAACTTAACTATAGAAAAAGGTGATTTTGCTTTTTTAGTAGGCTCAAGCGGTGCTGGCAAATCAACAATAATAAAAATGCTTTTTAAAGAAATTGAGCCGACGCAGGGTAAGTTAATATTAAATAATACTGATGTAACCAATCTAAATAAGAATCAAATACCGTTTTACAGAAGAAATATAGGTGTAATATCTCAAGATTTCAAACTAATTCCAACTCTTAATGTCTATGAAAATGTTGCTTTTGCATTAAGGGTTATTGGTGTCAGTACTAAAGATATAAAAAAGAAGGCACCTATGGCTTTATCAGTAGTTGGATTATCTGATAAATTCAAGTCATTTCCAAGCCAATTGTCAGGCGGTGAACAGCAAAGAGTTTCAATTGCTCGAGCTATAGTGAATAATCCTAATATTTTAATTGCTGATGAACCAACAGGAAATCTCGATCCTGAAACTGCAATGGGAATTATGGACACGCTCGACAATGTTAATAAAAACGGTACTACAATACTTATGGCTACTCATGCAAGGATATCGTTGATTCAATGAGAAAGCGAGTTATTGCTATTGAGAATGGAACTATAATAAGAGATGAAATTAGGGGGACTTACGATAATGAATATTAATACCTTCAAATATTATATTATTGATGCATTAAAGAGTTTAAATAGAAATAGAACCATTAGTCTAGCATCAGTTATTACAGTGACCGTAACTTTATTTATAATGGGAGTTTCAATACTATTAATGCAAAATATAAATATAGGAATGAGTAATGTTGAATCGCAGGTTCAAATACAAGTATTTTTAAATAATAACATTACTAATAAAGATCAAGAAAACTTAGAGCAAAAGTTAAATAATATTTCTGGTATCAAAAGTGTTAAATTTGAAGATAAATCAAAGGCTTTAGAAAAGTTTAATAAACAGGTTTCTGAAGATAATAGTTCTTTATTAAATAATTATGATTCTTCCAATAATCCTTTACCTAATTCATTTATAATAGATCTAGAAAATCCTGAAGTATCACATCAAGTGATAAGTACAATCGAAAATATGCCTGGTATAGAATCCATTGGCAATGATCAGGAATTTACAAATAAAATAATTTCAATATCTAAAAACGTGAAATGGATTGGAATTGCTTTATTCATATTAATGGTATCAGTTTCTATATTCCTTATTAGTAATACTATAAAATTAACGATTTACTCAAGACGTAGAGAAATTGGAATAATGAAATTTGTTGGAGCAACTGATTGGTTTATAAGATGGCCGCTTATTATCGAAGGTGCACTTATTGGTTTGTTTGGGGCCGTATGTTCCAATATCTTAATATACTATCTCTATAAACTAGTTTTTATAAAGATAAATGAAAATTTACTTTTAATAAACTTATTATCACCATCTTATATTACGCAAACCCTCCAATGGCAGTTTATATTAGTTGGGGTTTTAATCGGAAGTGTAGGAAGCTCCTGGTCTTTAATTAAATTTTTAAAAGTATAAATCATAAAAGATACTAAAAAGTGTATTGAAAACTAATTATTTTAGAATTCAATACACTTTTCTATATATTAAGAACTATGAATTATGATTACATAAACTACTAAATTTTAATAACTTAAATTAAATTTATTCTCATTAGAATATTAATTACCTGTAGCTTATTCCATTTGGTTCTCCTTCTACTTTTGTGGTTTTAATAACCTTATCTGTGCTATTGTCAATAACACTTACAGTTCCATCATACATATTAGTAACATAAACATATTTATTATCAGGACTAACTACTACTCCGTGAGCTCCTTTTCCAGTTTCTATTGCTGCAACTACTTTCTTAGTTGACATATCTATCTTTGAAACAGTATTTGATGGTGCATCTTCTGTTCCTTGATTTGCTACAAATGCATATTTATCATCTGATCCAATGTAAACTTAAGTAGGTCCTTTTCCTACTACGATAGTACCATTCCCTTTATATTTTTATACAACATATTAGCTATATTTTAAATTTTTGCACTAAGAAATTAAGTTCTTCAGATAATTCAGCTTGTCTTTGTGCTGAACTCGCAACTTCTTGAGTTGCGATAGTTGTTTCATCTACACTATTTAATATCCCTTCTGAACTTTCTGCCGATTGCTGAGCAGTAGACGAAACTGTTTCTATTGCAGCACTAGTTTGCTCTATTGAACTAAGTATTTGATTTGTACCATTTGCAATTTCTTTTGCCATAGCTTTAATAAAGACTGCATCCTTTTCATATTTAAAAGCAGTTTCTAAAAAAAGCTCATAATCTGGATTTACATTATTATCAATATGCGCCAATATCTCTTGAGTGTTATTCGAAAGATTATTGAAGGCATTGTTTACCTGAGTAATAACTTCTTGTATGTTTGAAACATTCTCTGCTGACTGTTCTGCAAGCTTGCGTATCTCATCTGCTACTACAGCAAAACCTTTTCCCATTTCACCAGCTCTTGCCGATTCAATGGCCGCATTTAATGCTAAAAGATTTGTTTGCGATGCTATATTTGCTATAGAATCAGCCATTACTTTAATTTTTTCAACAACTTTTCCTTCTTCTATTGCTTTTAATATATTTTCTTGCTTTTCTTTATATATTTTCTTAGAAATATTTATTGATTTTAATCCCTTATCTTTTATTTCTGAGGCACGTATCTGAATATCATTAGAAGCTTGATCGCAATCCTTTGCCTTATTTGATAACTCAATAGAATTTGAAGTTATTTCTTCAATTGATGCATTTACTTCTTGTGATGTTGCGCTCAATTCTTCTGTACCAGTTGTTATTTCCTTTGTAGCTTCATTAATATTGTTCATTTTTGTAGAAATTCCTTCTATAGTGCTATAGATTTCTTCACTTGATTCTTTTATAATGCTAGAATTTGAAATTATTGTTGATATAAGACTTCTAGTGTTTTCAGCAGCTTTATTTAAAGCATTTGATATTTTTCCTATTTCATCTTTTGAATAGAAATCTATTCTCTGAGTTAAATCACCTCTACCTAGAGCATCCGCAAATACTAAAACCTTATTTATTTGTTTTGATATTAATGTTGAAATCAAAACTCCAAGTAAAATTGCAAATATGAAACCGAATATAACTATACCAATCATTAAATCGAATGAATTTTTAAATATTAAATTATTAGCACTATTTGCATTTTCAGCTTCTTTTATATTTGAATCAATTATTTTATTAATACTATCAAAAGTTTTATCCCTAGCCTCAGTTACCTTTTGAAAAGCTGTTTGTGCTTCATCATATCTATTGGCATTTATTAAATCCATAAAATCTTTACGTGACATCATATATTCTTCGTGAAGCTTTATAAAATTTGTTAATAATTTTTCTTCTTCACCTGCTTCACCTGAATTTTTAAATTCTTCAGAAATCATCATATCTTCATTTGTTAATTTTTCTATTTCACTTTCAATATCCTGTTTTTTAGTTGCATCTTTTGTTGTTAAAAGTGCTAATAAATCTGAGTGTATCTGTAAAAAGTTTGCTTTTAACTCCTCAACTGTTTTTAAATGTTTCAAATTATCTTCATACATAGATGTTGAATTTGCATTTATTTTTTTTATTTCCGATATCCCTCTAAATCCAATAATTCCTATAAGGAATGAAATTAATAAGAAGCAAAATATAAGTTTTTGCGCAAGTTTTAAATTATTTAATATTTTCATATTGTTCCTCCTCAGTCTATATGTTATCTCCTAATTGAATACACACATGATTTTGTTTTCTAAATGATTCTTAAAATATTAACTTTTAACAACTCAAATAATAGCATTCTATTATGAAGAACTTATGAAGAATATTCCAATTTATAATAATATATTCAATTTCTAATCTCCTAATTTTACGCTGTCTAATATAATAAATTTCACACCACGTAAATAAAATTAAATCTCCTTTTAGTTCAATAATTATTGGAATGGAGTTTGCTGCTGGATGGACTCCTCATTGGACTTGCTGTTCCATTTATTCTAATAGCTCTGGTTATAGATGGATTTGCCGAACAATTCAAAAACTAACTCATCCATATCAATTACAAGCGACAAAAATAATGCTTCAAATCAAACTATTGAAGTAACTCCTAATAATATTAAAACCAAAGCCATTGATTTTAAATTAAAAGATTTGAACTCAAATGAAAGCCTATATGAAAACTCTAGATAAATAACCGGCTTTAATAAAAAATGAATTAGAAGTCTCTAATCTGAGATTATTCTAATTCATTTTTTTACTTAATCATTTTTTTGTAATTGTAATCTTTATAAATATTAGGCCAATAACTGTTATGACTAGCCTTATCCAATTGTCATAAATATTAATTATGTCATAGCTAACAAGTGTCTCTAAAGCTATAGATGGAACCTTTCCAATCAATGTTGCAACAGTGAATATTGTACTATCAACATTACTTATTGATGCTGCAAGTGTTATAATTCCTGATGGTATAAATGGAATTATTCTTCCTTGAAATATTAGTAGCCCCGCCTCTCTTCCATCACTTTTAACTATTCTAGAAATTAACCTATTTCTATCTGTGAATTTTTCAATCTTTCTTTTAAAACCTAATCTATATATAATAAATGTAATATATGCCCCTATTGTTTCACCTAACAGAGATATGAAAAAACCATTAATAGGACCAAAGAAAACTATGTTCGCTCCTGTTATAAATACTGACGGCAATATACCAACAAGGGAAATGCCTATACTTATTATTAGACTTATAGGTATCGCAATAGAGCTATTATTTCTAAAGATCTCTATTACATCATTTATATTAAACATGGATTTCTCCTTTATTAATATTCTAATTTAAAATTTTAATTTCCCAATACTATATCTTTATCACGTACTATCTTGATTACTATCTGCTATTCTACAACATTCTTATAATCAATTCAAATAAAATAAGACTCAAATTTTAGCTTTTACGGCTCTTGAGCCTTTTACATATCTATGGTACTTTTGCTTAAACATATTTAAAATGATTGTATAACTTTTCTTATCCTTCTAGGCTACTTCACTATTAGTTCCTTTGAATAATAAATAAATTGCATATATCCCTGCTATACCAACAATGCCGCAAACTACTCTATCTACCCAAGACATTGTTACAGGTGCAGAACCAAAGGCAAGCCCTATGAAATCATCACCCAAAAAACCTATTATTCCCAATCTTATAGCGGCTGCAACAACCAATACCCATGTTATTGTTCTCATTTTCTTTAACTCCCTTTTATTAAATATATTTTATATTATGTTAAATTTAAATTACAAATAATATTTAGATATTTTAAATATCTAATCTATTATTTGTAAATCACCTTTTATTATACAAAAAAACAAACTAATAACTGTTCATTTTTTATTTCTTTGTCTAACTAAAAAAAGAAGTTAATAGTAACATACGATACTAGTTAACTTCTTTTTCATTAGCCTATTGCTCTATTTTGTTTTGATTTTCATTAACTTCTTTCTTCTCACTGCAACAGCTTCCATGTTTGCCTTTAAACATCATTCCCATCATAAGTACCATCATTATTGGACATATGAAAGGTGCTATCCCACCTATAGCTGCTTTAAATCCTGTTCCGACATTTAAAAGAGGAAGTGCTGCTACAATTATAAACGGTAATCCACAACAAAGCACCATCATTAAGATATGCTTTATTGGATTGTGTTTTTTATTTTCTCCATTTTTATTATTTCCATGACAATTCATAATAAATTCCCCCTCATATTCTCATTAGAATTAATATTCAAGCTTAATTACCTTACCACTTAAAATTGATCTATTTACTATTTCTTTAATATCATCTCTTGATACCTCTTTATCTCTATAGATTACTTTAATTTTCTTTGATTCTAAACTAACATCAACTCCTAATAAACCTTGAAGGGAGCTTAATGTTTTTACAACATTCATTAGACACCTATGACAAAGCATATTTTCTTGTTTAAAACTTAAACTATAGCTTTTCATCACTATCGCCTCCCTGTAAATACATTATAAATAAATGTTATGAAGATATTGTGTAGATAAAAATAAATTTTAAACATTAATTAAAATTCTAATTATCAGGATAAATGTAATCCTCTATATAATTAGTGCTTAAATTATATTACATAACTTTCACAATAAAACCTGAATTTCTATTAAATTTTTTCGGGCTCATTTATGGACTCAATGCTATCTGTAACTTTAATTATTCCTTTTATCATTCCCATCCAGCAACTAAACTCTATATCTTCATCTTTGGGGATAAATTCTATTATATTTTCTCCTGATTTGAAATCTTTATCTATATTGAAATATGGTACTACTATTCCATTATTACACGAATTAAGTTGATTTCCTTCAAATATCAACTTAACAGGAATATCTTTTTGAACATAAATAACATCAGGCGTATAACCATTATTATCTACTGTTATTCTTACCACCTGAACCCCATTTTCAATAGATGCCTTAGCTATATTTAAGTAAGAGGCATTAGCTTTATTTACTGATAAGTTATGTTTTAGTTTTTCACTCATATAAAAACTTGATACAAAAGTACTAAGTAATAGAATAACTGCACCTATAGCAAATAATCTTACATATTTTCTGTTATTTAAACATTTATATATTGATTTATTAACTTTTCTTATAATATTCATGCTTGTCACCCCTATAATTATAAATATTTTATTTCAGAAAAAAGTCACTTATTATATAGTAAAGTATAATAAAAAGTTATGAAGATTCTATAAGAATGATATATGAAATTTCTGTCAAATTATATTGGTGGTTATATGCTATTATTAAAACATAATAAATTATCTATATTCTAAGGAAATAAAAAATCAACAAAATGATTCTCTAAAAACAAAAAAGGTATCTTAAAATCACTTTCTAAAGTGGTTATAGATACCTCCTTTTTTTGTGTAGTTTGTGATAAAAATTTATCTATTAATTACTTTTGTTTATGCATACTGTAAATACAGTTTCCTTATTTTCCTTACTTTCTACATCTATTGTTCCAGAATGTAAAGTTAATATCTTCTTTACAAGTGTAAGACCTATTCCGCTCCCCTCAATTTTATGTCTGCTTTTATCTCCACGATACATTCTTTCAAAAACATAAGGTAAATCTTCTTTTTTAATTCCAATTCCATTATCCTTAATTTTAGTGATAACTGAGTTTATATCGCTACTAATATTGACCCATACAGTTCCATTTATATTGTTAAATTTAATTGCATTAGATATAAGATTTATAAATACTTGTTTCAATTTATCGTAATCGCCTACTACAATAAAATTTTCACCTTCTTCTTTATTAATAATTAACTTTATATTTTTTTCATCAGCAGCAATATTAAAATCACTAATTACATTTGAAATAAGCTCCTCTATATTAACCCTTCCTAATTTAAGCACTATTTCATCTGACTCTATTTGTTTTAGTGAATTCAAATTATTTAAAAGCTTGCCAAATCTTATTACTTCATCATTTAAGCTATTAAGTTTATCAGTAGTTACAGGTATAATTCCATCTATCATTGCCTCTAAATTATTTTGTAACACATTTAGTGGAGTTCTAATTTCATGTGATATATCTGAAATAAGACGCTTTCTTAATAAATCCTGACTATTTAATTTCTCACCTAAATCATTTATGCTCTCTGTTAAATTCCGAATTTCTTCAATATTACTTTTTATATTTGATCTAGAATTATAATTTCCTTTTGATAAACTTACAGAAGTTTTTGAAACTTCTTTTATTGGTTCAGAAAATTGCTTTGATATAATAAGACTTATCAATGCTACCACTAATAATGTTAATATTCCACTAAATACAATACTCTTATTAATTTGTGTCTTGAAATTGATATCTTCCTGAGAAAGTAATACAGGAGAATATTGACCTACAATGATATATCCTACCGTTTTATTATTTACATTTATATCAAAAGTATTAGCGGTATAAACTCCCGTTTCCTGCATACCATTAACTGTGATATGATTTTTTTCTCTTATATCTTCATGATTCATTTCCCATACAACTTTTCTATTATCATCTAAAAGACTTAAACAGTAATTACTCATATACGCTTCATGCATCATTTCTTCCCCTGAAGTACTATTCCATCCACCATCACTTTTATAAACTTGTTGAAAGTATTCTACTAACCTTGTATTTCTTTGAGTTTGTATATTTTCCATATACCTATTAAATGTATCAGTTATAGTTTTATTTACAATTAAAGCTGATAATAATACAGTAGCTACTGCGCAAAATATTATAATAAAACTCAATCTTCCCCTAATACTTTGCTTCATACTTCATCACCAAATTTATAACCAATTTTTGTAACAGTAACTATATATTGAGGAGACTTGGTATCTTCCTCAATTTTCTTACGTAAATTTTTGATATGAACATCTATACTTCTATCTGAGCCATCAAATTCGATCCCAAAAGCTCTCTCTATTATTGCTTCTCGTGTAAATACTTTTCCTTGATTTGAAGCTAAAATATATAATATATCAAATTCATTTGGAGTTAAACTTATTTCTTCTCCATTCAATTTAACTAATCTCTTATCAAAATCAATTATTAATTTGTTATCATTAAAAGAAAGTACATTTTCTTTTCTTGTTCTTACTCTTCTAAACAATGCATTTACACGCGCAGTAAGTTCTCTTGGACTTAATGGTTTTGTTAGGTATTCATCTGCTCCAATATTTAAGCCTTCAATTTTATCGCTTAATGTACTTTTAGCAGTTAGCATAAAAATATATACATCTGATATTTTTCTTAATATCTTACAAACTTCTTCACCATCAATATCTGGAAGCATTAAATCTAAAATTACAAGATCAATTCTTTCCTTTCTAAAAACTTCAATTCCATCTAATCCATTTTCAGTGGAATACACCCCATATCCTTCTCTTTCCAAATATGCTTTTACAACGTCTGATACGCTTTTTTCATCTTCAATTATTAAAATGTTGTTCATAACATTTCCCCCCATATAGTTAATTTTAATATTACTTTATCATATATTTAATAATTTAACTAAAAATTATTCCTCCAATAAGTTCTCTTATTATTTTAAATTTCAAATTCTGTTACACTTAATAAAAGAAAGTACTTCAAAATGATTGAAAATCATTTTGAAGTACATCCTTAATGGCAGCATCCTCCACCGCCTTTGAATACTCTAAAAACTATAAAAGCAACAACTGCAATTATTAATATTGTGGCAACCATTTTCCTCATCCTTCCTGCTATCTATCACTTGAAAATGATTCTTATTATATATTAAAATTATGTAGAAATTATGAAGATAATGATTATTACAAAATAGAATTTTTAGTAATTCTTATATTAGGATAAAAATGCTTTAGATACTGACAAAACTACATTTGCTACTTGGCTAGGATAAATTCCAAGAATAACAAGTACTGTCATAGATATAGTTAGTGCTAATTTTGTACTTATGGATACCGGAATTGATTCAAGTTTAGTAGGACTTTCTCCAAAATACATAACCTTAACAACTTTAAGATAGTAATATACTGATATAACGCTCATACCAATACTTAAAAATGCTAACCATATCTGTCCCTTTTCTATTATAGATAAAAATAAATAAAACTTACCTATAAATCCTGCTAAAGGTGGAATTCCTGCTAAAGAAAGTAACGATATAAGCATAACAGCTGCTAAGAAAGGTGATCTCTTAGCTAAATAAGCATAATCTTTAATTTCATCGCTTCCTGTTGCCTTTGAGACAGCAATTACAACTCCAAAGGCTCCCATGTTTGCAAACAGATAAAACAAACTATAAAGTAAAATTGATGCTACACCAAGGTTTGAGTTAGCAATAATCCCTAGCAAGAAATAACCTGCTTGGGAAATGCTTGAGTAAGCAAGCAACCTTTTAATATTAGTTTGAGGAATAGCAACTAGATTTCCAAGTACTAAAGTTATAACAGCTAAAACAACAATTAATTCGATCCAGTAGCTTGACACAGAGGGCATACCAGTCATAAATAATCTTAATAA from the Clostridium beijerinckii genome contains:
- the ftsX gene encoding permease-like cell division protein FtsX — encoded protein: MNINTFKYYIIDALKSLNRNRTISLASVITVTVTLFIMGVSILLMQNINIGMSNVESQVQIQVFLNNNITNKDQENLEQKLNNISGIKSVKFEDKSKALEKFNKQVSEDNSSLLNNYDSSNNPLPNSFIIDLENPEVSHQVISTIENMPGIESIGNDQEFTNKIISISKNVKWIGIALFILMVSVSIFLISNTIKLTIYSRRREIGIMKFVGATDWFIRWPLIIEGALIGLFGAVCSNILIYYLYKLVFIKINENLLLINLLSPSYITQTLQWQFILVGVLIGSVGSSWSLIKFLKV
- a CDS encoding YncE family protein; translated protein: MGSDDKYAFVANQGTEDAPSNTVSKIDMSTKKVVAAIETGKGAHGVVVSPDNKYVYVTNMYDGTVSVIDNSTDKVIKTTKVEGEPNGISYR
- a CDS encoding methyl-accepting chemotaxis protein → MKILNNLKLAQKLIFCFLLISFLIGIIGFRGISEIKKINANSTSMYEDNLKHLKTVEELKANFLQIHSDLLALLTTKDATKKQDIESEIEKLTNEDMMISEEFKNSGEAGEEEKLLTNFIKLHEEYMMSRKDFMDLINANRYDEAQTAFQKVTEARDKTFDSINKIIDSNIKEAENANSANNLIFKNSFDLMIGIVIFGFIFAILLGVLISTLISKQINKVLVFADALGRGDLTQRIDFYSKDEIGKISNALNKAAENTRSLISTIISNSSIIKESSEEIYSTIEGISTKMNNINEATKEITTGTEELSATSQEVNASIEEITSNSIELSNKAKDCDQASNDIQIRASEIKDKGLKSINISKKIYKEKQENILKAIEEGKVVEKIKVMADSIANIASQTNLLALNAAIESARAGEMGKGFAVVADEIRKLAEQSAENVSNIQEVITQVNNAFNNLSNNTQEILAHIDNNVNPDYELFLETAFKYEKDAVFIKAMAKEIANGTNQILSSIEQTSAAIETVSSTAQQSAESSEGILNSVDETTIATQEVASSAQRQAELSEELNFLVQKFKI
- a CDS encoding TVP38/TMEM64 family protein, with protein sequence MFNINDVIEIFRNNSSIAIPISLIISIGISLVGILPSVFITGANIVFFGPINGFFISLLGETIGAYITFIIYRLGFKRKIEKFTDRNRLISRIVKSDGREAGLLIFQGRIIPFIPSGIITLAASISNVDSTIFTVATLIGKVPSIALETLVSYDIINIYDNWIRLVITVIGLIFIKITITKK
- a CDS encoding DUF378 domain-containing protein; protein product: MRTITWVLVVAAAIRLGIIGFLGDDFIGLAFGSAPVTMSWVDRVVCGIVGIAGIYAIYLLFKGTNSEVA
- a CDS encoding heavy-metal-associated domain-containing protein — protein: MKSYSLSFKQENMLCHRCLMNVVKTLSSLQGLLGVDVSLESKKIKVIYRDKEVSRDDIKEIVNRSILSGKVIKLEY
- a CDS encoding cupredoxin domain-containing protein, which gives rise to MNIIRKVNKSIYKCLNNRKYVRLFAIGAVILLLSTFVSSFYMSEKLKHNLSVNKANASYLNIAKASIENGVQVVRITVDNNGYTPDVIYVQKDIPVKLIFEGNQLNSCNNGIVVPYFNIDKDFKSGENIIEFIPKDEDIEFSCWMGMIKGIIKVTDSIESINEPEKI
- a CDS encoding sensor histidine kinase encodes the protein MKQSIRGRLSFIIIFCAVATVLLSALIVNKTITDTFNRYMENIQTQRNTRLVEYFQQVYKSDGGWNSTSGEEMMHEAYMSNYCLSLLDDNRKVVWEMNHEDIREKNHITVNGMQETGVYTANTFDINVNNKTVGYIIVGQYSPVLLSQEDINFKTQINKSIVFSGILTLLVVALISLIISKQFSEPIKEVSKTSVSLSKGNYNSRSNIKSNIEEIRNLTESINDLGEKLNSQDLLRKRLISDISHEIRTPLNVLQNNLEAMIDGIIPVTTDKLNSLNDEVIRFGKLLNNLNSLKQIESDEIVLKLGRVNIEELISNVISDFNIAADEKNIKLIINKEEGENFIVVGDYDKLKQVFINLISNAIKFNNINGTVWVNISSDINSVITKIKDNGIGIKKEDLPYVFERMYRGDKSRHKIEGSGIGLTLVKKILTLHSGTIDVESKENKETVFTVCINKSN
- a CDS encoding response regulator transcription factor gives rise to the protein MNNILIIEDEKSVSDVVKAYLEREGYGVYSTENGLDGIEVFRKERIDLVILDLMLPDIDGEEVCKILRKISDVYIFMLTAKSTLSDKIEGLNIGADEYLTKPLSPRELTARVNALFRRVRTRKENVLSFNDNKLIIDFDKRLVKLNGEEISLTPNEFDILYILASNQGKVFTREAIIERAFGIEFDGSDRSIDVHIKNLRKKIEEDTKSPQYIVTVTKIGYKFGDEV